The sequence GAAAAAGACAGGGCGTATTCTTTTCCCGAAATTATATATGAAAATGTCGGTTCTGATATTTTAAATCCTGATTTATCGAATAATTATACAGAATATAGATTTGCTCATGCAGAAAATGGAACCAATACTGCTCTCTTCATGCTTAACAATATGAATACGGATATTAATTACATTGTGCTTACGATGCAGGGACTAAATAAGATTAGTGAAAACAGAATAGTTTTGGACAAATTTACGGAATATAAGTTAAATTTAGACACATTTGAACAGAAACATATTTGGTCAATTGCAGTAGAGAACCCTTTTGTTCCGCTTGAAGATGGAGGAGTTTTGAGACAAATTCCGGCAAATGCTTCCGTTAGTCTTCCTAATTAATATGTTCTAAAGATTGGCGTATTTGGATTTTAAAGGCAGGCTGGATTTAAACAATAATTTTTCTTCAAGACTTAAGGATTAGCTTGAGCTAGACCAAAAAGACAGCATCTTTGATGTGATTTATGCCTTCTTGAGCGAATGCGGTAAAAAACCACAGCGGGGCATTAAGAAGTTTTATTAAATCCACACTCCCACCCCAAAAACCGCATGAAAAAAATCTTTTTTACAAGTATACTTGATCCACATATAAGTTTTTCTATATAATTTTCAGGGGGTGGAATATGAGGATTTCTGAATATAATGTAAGACCTGACCTGCCGCAAGAGTTGAAAGCCCTTGAGGAGATTGCATATAATCTCTGGTGGTGCTGGAATGATGACGCTCTGGAGCTTTTCAGAAGTATAAACCCTGCCTCATGGGAGAAATCCCGCCACAATCCCATAGCCGTTATCGGAAGCCTCACGAGGGAAGGCTATGAAAAACTTATGAAGGATCCCGTGTTTATGTCCCGCCTTGAGGCTGTGCATAAGCAGTTTACGGAGTATATGACTCTGCCCCGCTGGTTTGAGCTTGAACATGCAAAAAAAGTCGAAGAGAAGATGCACGTTGCCTACTTCTCCGCGGAATACGGAATACACGAATCCGTTAAGCTGTATTCCGGCGGTCTCGGTGTTCTCTCCGGAGACCACTGCAAATCCGCCAGTGATGTGGGAATACCCTTTTCCGCCATAGGTCTGCTCTACAGAAACGGCTATTTTCACCAGTATCTTAACTCCGACGGATGGCAGCAGGAATACTATCCCTACAACGAGTTTTATAATATGCCCATGCGCAGGGCTCTGAACCCTGAAGGTCAGGAAGTCTGCGTTGAGGTCATGGTTGAGAACAGAACCGTTAAGGTCAATGTATGGCGCATGGCGGTGGGCAAGATAGAGCTTATACTCCTTGATACGGATGTTGAAGGCAACTCCAAGGAAGACAGACAGATAACGGGTCAGCTTTACGGCGGCGATTCCAACATGCGTCTCAAGCAGGAAATAATACTCGGCATAGCAGGTTACAGGGCGATCAGGGCAATGGGCAGAAAAGCCACAGTTTATCATATAAACGAAGGTCACCCCTCATTCGTGAATCTTGAGCGCATAAGGAACTATGTCTCCGAGGGGATGGAGTTCCGCACGGCTGTCGAGGTAGTGCGCAAGAGCACGATTTTCACCACTCACACCCCCGTTCCCGCAGGGTTTGACATATTCGGAACGGATCAGGTTAAAAAATATCTCGGTCCTCTCTTTGAAAACTGCGTCCTGAACATAAATCAGCTCATGGGCTTCGGCAGGGTGAATCCGTTTGACGAGAGTGAAGGCTTCGCAATGGCAGTATGCGGCATAAAACTCAGCACATACAGAAACGGCGTGAGCCGCCTGCACGGCGAGGTTTCAAGGAAGATGTTCAAGAACATCTGGCCGAACGCCCTTGAAAACTCCATCCCTGTGGGGCATGTGACAAACGGCGTCCATCTGCCCACATTCATATCAGAAGAATTTAAAACAATATACAACAGATATATAGGCGAAAACTGGTACTACAAGCCTTACGACTTCACAATCTGGAGCAAAGCGGAAAACATACCTGATGCCGCTCTCTTCAAAGCCAAGCAGAGGCAGAGGGAAAAGCTTATAGCCTTCGCCAGAAAACACCTGAAAAGCCAGATTCTCCAGCGCGGCGGAACATCCGGCGAGCTTGTTAAAGCTGACGAGGTTCTTAACCCCGATCACCTCACAATCGGCTTCGCCAGAAGGTTTGCCACATACAAAAGAGGTTATCTTCTTTTCATGGACGAGCAGAGGCTCCACCAGATACTCAACAACGCCGATCGTCCGGTGCAGATAATCATAGCGGGCAAGGCGCACCCCAAGGACAACGGCGGCAAGGAGATAATCAAAAAGATTTTCCATATCTGCCGTAAGCCGATGTTCAGGGACAAAGTAGTTTTCATAGAGGATTATGACATTGAAGTGGCGAAATACCTCGCTCAGGGCGTGGATATATGGCTGAACACTCCGAAACGCCCCATGGAAGCCTCCGGCACAAGCGGCATGAAGATAGCCGCCAACGGCGGGCTTAACCTCTCTATTCTTGACGGATGGTGGGATGAGGGCTACAACGGCGAAAACGGCTGGGCAATCGGTGCAGGTGAGGAATACGAGAAGGAGACCTATCAGGATCATGTCGAGAGCATGGAGCTTTACGACAAGCTTGAGAACGAGATAATACCGCTCTTCTACACCAGAGACAGAGCTGGCGTTCCCCGTGAATGGACAAGGATGATGAAGCAGGCGATTAAAACCTGCGCCGCTTTCTTCAACACCTCCAGAATGGTTATGAACTACACCGACCAGTATTATGTGCCCGTTCACGAGCTTAATTCCGCTTTCCGCGCGAACAAGCATGAAGAGGCGAAGGAGTATGTTCTCTGGAAGGACAGCATAATCCAGAGCTGGGACAATGTGCAGTTTGTAGATACAAAAGTTGAGGCTGACGACCTTAAAATGGAGTCGGGCGTAATTTTCAGCGCTGCTGTGCGTACCGATGCCATTCAGCCTGAAAACCTTTCCGTATGCGCAATTGTGGAGTTTGACGGAGCAAGCGGCGAGTTTAAAGATCCTGAGTTTGTGGAGCTTGAGTTCAAGAACGTTGAAAACGGCGTTTACAGCTATTCCACCAAGACAACACTGAAAAAAGCGGGCAAAATGAAGGTGGCTTTCGCCGTTCTGCCCAGACATAAATTTATAAAGGAACGCTTCGAGCTGAACCAGATAAAATGGGCATAAGATATTACCTGCCTCACTCCAGCGGATGCTTTATCTGCGGTGAGGAAAATACTTTCGGCGTGGATGCGCGCTTTTATGTGGAAGACGGCTGCGTAAAGGCGGATTTGTGCATCCCCGCCCGCTTCTGCGGGTTTAAAGGAGTTGTGCACGGCGGAATTGTCTCCGCCCTGCTTGACGAGTGCATGGGCTGGAGCGCCAGCGTATTCGGCACAAAGGACACGCTCTGCTTTACCCGAAATCTCAATGTAAAAT is a genomic window of Geovibrio thiophilus containing:
- a CDS encoding PaaI family thioesterase yields the protein MGIRYYLPHSSGCFICGEENTFGVDARFYVEDGCVKADLCIPARFCGFKGVVHGGIVSALLDECMGWSASVFGTKDTLCFTRNLNVKFRKNTPSETPLTLITSFSGKNRMFYESVGCIKDSEGTVYAEGFGQFIAVPADRMDETMNYLRMDPSLTYHPVFIKIYENWKSGQGG
- the glgP gene encoding alpha-glucan family phosphorylase, with translation MRISEYNVRPDLPQELKALEEIAYNLWWCWNDDALELFRSINPASWEKSRHNPIAVIGSLTREGYEKLMKDPVFMSRLEAVHKQFTEYMTLPRWFELEHAKKVEEKMHVAYFSAEYGIHESVKLYSGGLGVLSGDHCKSASDVGIPFSAIGLLYRNGYFHQYLNSDGWQQEYYPYNEFYNMPMRRALNPEGQEVCVEVMVENRTVKVNVWRMAVGKIELILLDTDVEGNSKEDRQITGQLYGGDSNMRLKQEIILGIAGYRAIRAMGRKATVYHINEGHPSFVNLERIRNYVSEGMEFRTAVEVVRKSTIFTTHTPVPAGFDIFGTDQVKKYLGPLFENCVLNINQLMGFGRVNPFDESEGFAMAVCGIKLSTYRNGVSRLHGEVSRKMFKNIWPNALENSIPVGHVTNGVHLPTFISEEFKTIYNRYIGENWYYKPYDFTIWSKAENIPDAALFKAKQRQREKLIAFARKHLKSQILQRGGTSGELVKADEVLNPDHLTIGFARRFATYKRGYLLFMDEQRLHQILNNADRPVQIIIAGKAHPKDNGGKEIIKKIFHICRKPMFRDKVVFIEDYDIEVAKYLAQGVDIWLNTPKRPMEASGTSGMKIAANGGLNLSILDGWWDEGYNGENGWAIGAGEEYEKETYQDHVESMELYDKLENEIIPLFYTRDRAGVPREWTRMMKQAIKTCAAFFNTSRMVMNYTDQYYVPVHELNSAFRANKHEEAKEYVLWKDSIIQSWDNVQFVDTKVEADDLKMESGVIFSAAVRTDAIQPENLSVCAIVEFDGASGEFKDPEFVELEFKNVENGVYSYSTKTTLKKAGKMKVAFAVLPRHKFIKERFELNQIKWA